The following nucleotide sequence is from Psychroserpens sp. Hel_I_66.
AATGGATTTATAATTTTTTAGCTCTGCGGTAAATTGATTTAAGTTTTTAGTGTTTTCTGCCAGGGCATCAATAATCTGAAATTGAAAATCATCATCTGTCAATTGCAGCGTTTGATGTTGGGAATGGATATCTATTAGTCTTGCTCCCAATTGTTGCAAATTGTCTAAAGTGACTGGCGTATCGTTAATAAATGCTCTAGATTTACCTGATGGTAAAATCTCTCTCCTTATAATGGTTACCGATTCGTAATCCAAATCCTGTTTTTTGAATAAGGCTTTTAAATTGTATTTGGCGATATCAAAAACACCTTCAATCACACATTTTTTAGATGGATCTTTTACGCTGGCAATATCTGCTCTTTTCCCTAGAATTAAAGATAAGCCTCCTAAGAGAATCGATTTTCCTGCACCGGTTTCTCCTGTTATAATGGTAAGACCGTTATTGAAACTTACTTGAAGTTCATCAATAAGTGCGTAATTTTTTATCGTAAGTTGTGTGAGCATAAGGTGGTAAAATCTACAGTATGAAATTACTGAAATTTTAAGGGATAAACACTATAAGTCTAGAAATTTATATTTCGCCATTTTGAGGAATGCATAGGTGCAATCTTAGACAAAGTAGCAATTAAGTCTGACACTTTAACATTTGGACCACCACTGAAGATTTGCTCTATCTCGTCAGATTTTGTATCGAAAAAGACACGCATCAAAAATGAATTTGGTCGTTTATTATTCATAGACTGCAATGTCATTATGGACTTTGCGATACCTTCTTTTGCTTCTTTAGGATCAATACTCATTTGATCTAATCCAGATCTGTGGTATGAATACAAAACATCTCTAAACTCCTTAAAAGTTGGTGATAATATATTGTCAATTAAAATAAAACGGGTTTGTCTGCCATCTTCAAGTTTCCAACCTTTAGCATTGTTTTGCTGTGAATAATTCAAAATAGTTTGTGCTTGTGCAAAATACTCATCACCTCCATTTGGGCTAAATGTATCTGCATCAATACCCAAAATCATATAAATATGAAACGCAATAACGGAAACCAGATTAGATTCAAATTGCGTTGGATTGAAGACAAAATTCTGAAATTCTAAATACTGAAAATCGAAATCCTTATCATTAAAATTATAAACCGGAGAACCATAGGTGGAACCATATACTGGTCTAGAACTTTGAATTTGAATAGTTGCCTGAAAACGATCTGTATCATAATCATTAATGGTAATTACCATACCGCAATCTATACGTTCTTGATTTTTATAGGATTTATCTGTCCATTGTGTATTATTTACAAATTCCTTTAATTGACGCTCAAGAGTTTTAAAAACCTGGTTACTTTCATTACCAGTTTGTTGAGCATTGACAACCACATTACAATTTAATTCTTGTGACCAAGACGTTGTAACTACTAATATTAAAAGAATGGATAAATATCTATACATGTGTTTGTTTTAAAATTTGCTGAATTAGATCTTGAGCTACCTCGGTTTTTGATTTAAGCTCATGAGCAATAATTTCATTGTGAGCAGTTATAAAAGTAACTTTATTTGTTGAACCACCAAAACCTGCTCCTTTGTCATTTAAAGAATTTAAAACTATTAAATCCAGATTTTTTGTGACCAACTTCCCTTTTGCATGTTCTAACTCATCATTAGTTTCTAATGCAAAACCAACTAAAAACTGATCTTTTTTAATTGCTCCCAAAGATTTTAAGATGTCTTTTGTTTTCTCTAATTCAATAGTAAACGTTTGTTCTTTCTTTTTTATTTTTTGATCTGCAACATTTTTTGGTCTATAATCTGCAACCGCTGCCGAAAGTATGGCAATATGCGAGTTTTCGAAATGATTATGACAAGCATCATACATTTCTTGTGCACTGGTGACACGAATGACATCAATTAAACTATGCTCTACTATTTGATGTGATGGACCAGAAACCAAAATTACCTCAGCTCCAAAATTAGCTGCTGCCTTTGCAATTTCAAAACCCATTTTTCCGCTGGAGTGATTTCCGATAAACCGAACAGGGTCAATAGCTTCATAAGTTGGGCCTGCTGTGATTAATACTTTTTTACCTTTCAATGGTAGTTTACTTAAAATATCATTTTCTATAAAAACAACGATATCTTCAGGTTCTGCCATTCTCCCTTTACCAACTAGACCACTTGCCAATTCTCCAGATGTTGCTGGGATCATCACGTTTCCGAAGGAAAAAAGAGTCTCAAAAGACTTGGTGGTTGATGGGTGCTTGTACATATCCAGATCCATTGCTGGCGCAAAATAAACTGGACATTTTGCAGATAAATAGGTCGCCATCAACAAATTGTCACATGTACCGTTTGCCATCTTAGACAATGTATTTGCAGTTGCTGGGGCGATAATTAAAAAATCTGCCCAAAGACCTAGCTCTACGTGATTGTTCCACATAGCATTGTCATCATCTTCATTTGTAAATGAAGAATGGACAGGGTTTTTGGATAATGTTGAAAGCGTTAAAGGTGTAATGAAGTCTTTAGAAGCAGGCGTCATGACGACCTTTACGTTTGCGCCTGCTTTTATGAATAGTCTAACGAGACTGGCTGTCTTATAAGCAGCAATACCAGCAGTTATGCCTAATAGTATGTTTTTGCCACTTAGTATTGAAGACATGATGTTTATTCCTGAATGTCGTCGTCAGTATTTCTGTAATAAATCTTGTCATCTAACCATTCCTGAACAGCTAAAGCATGTGGCTTAGGCAATTTTTCATAGAATTTAGACACTTCAATTTGCTCTTTGTTTTCAAAGATCTCTTCAAGACTGTCATTATATGTTGCAAACTCTTCAAGTTTATCAACCAACTCACGTCTAATATCGGTGTTGATTTGCTCTGCTCTTTTAGAAATTACTGATATTGCTTCATAGATATTATCTGTTGAAGCATCTATGATATTTCTATCATAAGTTTCTGTAGATACAGGAGCATTTGTCTTTTTTAAATCCATCGTATGTAATAATTAGCTTTTTGTATTATATTGTTGAAATGCGGTCATCATTTCTTCGTTCATTTTATTTGCTTCTGAAATAAATTCTGAATTTGGATAAAACTTTTTAAAGGTATTATAATAATTCATCGCAGTATTTAATCTGGCTTCTTGCTTTGACTTTATACTATTGATCCCGAGTTTATAAGCAGAATCCAACCTATAAAACATAGCTTGTTCTCTAAAACTTGTACCTGGGAAATCAGCTAAAAAATTGTCAAATGCTTTAATAGCTGCCAAATAATCTGAAGATTCAAAATAAGCGATACTGTTATATTGCTTTGCTATTTCAAATGCTTTTTTCTCTAATTTATAATCCAGTTCTTTTATAAGTGCATTGGCTTGTGGTAAAAATTCAGAATCTGGATATTTATTAACAAACAATTGCAACTTTTCTAAAGCCTCAATAGTTTCATGCTGTTCTTTACTATAAACAGGAGATAAATGATAATAACTTTTAGCACCTAAAAAGGACGCTTCCTGAACTTTTTCACTAGTTGGGTAGCCATTCTCAAAACGATTTAACTGATATCCAGCAGTGATATAATCTTTCATTTCATAAAAGGTTCTACCATACATGTACATGAGCTTTTCAGCTTGAGGCTTACCTCTATAATTTGGGACTATTTGAGCAAAAAGCTTATTGGCCTTAGACCACTTGCCTGCTTCAAATAATTCTGTACCCAGTTTAAACTTGGTTGCAATATCCTCAGATTTAAGTGCTTTTTGGTATTCACTGCAAGAGCTAAAAACTAATAAAATTGCTAGTAAGTAAAATAATTTCTTCATAAATAAAAAACAGGTTGCAAAAGTACGTATTTATAACGTATAATAAAAACAATAATTATATGCTGATTAAACTTCAAAAATAACCGATGAATTTAGGCTCTCGCTATGTTTAAGTTATATTTAACTTTTTTAGTGTTAATCGAGTTTTTGCAGTGCTTGTGCAATATTTTTCTTAAGTTCTTTTGACGCTTCTACCAAAGGAAGTCTAACTGTAGATTTCGATAAGTCCAATGCTTCTAGAACAGCTTTGATTCCTGCTGGATTGTTTTCAGAAAAAATAAGTGAAGTTAAATCCATTAATTGAAAATGCATATCGTAAGCTTCTTTAGCTTTACCTTCTAAACCTAAATTTATCATCCTAGTAAATTGCTTAGGAACTGCTTGAGCCAAAACGGAAATCACTCCTGCTCCACCAGCCAACACTACTCCTAATACTAAATCATCATCTCCAGATATGATCAAAAAATCCTCTGGTTTATCACGAAGTAATTTTAAATATTGATGTACATTATTTCCTGCTTCCTTAACCGCAATGATATTTTCAAAATCCTTTGCCAACCGTATTGTCGTTTCTGGTGACATATTTGATGACGTACGACCTGGTACATTATACAAAATAATATCTATTGGTGACGCTTTGGAAATAGCCTTAAAATGCTGGTAAATCCCCTCTTGCTGTGGTTTACTGTAGTATGGCGACACAGACAATAGTGCGTCGATGCCAGATAAGTCCGTAGATTTTATTTCTTCAATAACATTCGCTGTATTATTTCCGCCAATCCCCAAAACCAAAGGCACTCTTCCATTATTTGCTTTAATGATTGTTTTTATAATCTCCTTCTTTTCTTCTTTAGTGATCGTTACACTTTCACCAGTAGTTCCAGAAATTACGATGTAATCTGTTCCGTTATTAATATTAAAATTAACTAAGTTTGATAATGCAGCATAATCCACACTCAAATCATCATTAAAAGGTGTAATTATGGCTATACCTGTACCACGAAATTTATTCATTATATCTTATTTAAAACTGTTAAATATTTTTTTAATTCTTCGGAAAACAACTTAAAATCCTTAGGCTCTATATCAATAATCAAATCATACAACCTTTGATCTTCATTTGACAAACCTACTTTAAAACTTGCATTTGATGATGCTGTAACCAGATCAAGTGCTAAGTGGTTTTCCCTATAATAGCTAATTAGAACATCAAAGTCTTTGTCTACAAATGTTTTTAGATCAACGTTATTTATTTTTCCTTTCCAGCCAAAATCCTTAGGATTAAAATATGTGTCCCAAAGCTCATTTGTAGCCTTATCGTCTTCAACAAAAGTAATAATCTTTGTATTTGCCCGTTGTATTCCCAATGATTTCAAAAACAATCTAAAGGCTTCAAAATCTGAAAATTCACTCCTATTCAAAATAACACCAACTTTAGACATTTTAGTATTGCTAACTCTCACCTGTCGAGTATTTAACAATTTGTTGATGTATTTTTGATTTGATTTTTCTTTAAATACCTTTAAAATCATTTATCTTTATACTTTGTACAAATGTAGTAAAAACACCTTTTAAGACATTCTAAACATTTCATAATAAAATTCATGAATTATAAACATTTATCTCTATTTATTTGCTTGACCATAGCTTGTTCATGCCATCAAGGAAAGGTTTATTTAAACCAAATTGAAGGCAAGCAGATTAATATTTCGGATAGCTTAAAAATAGATCAAAGTGTTGAAAACTTCATAAAACCCTATCGCGAGCATGTTAATTCAAATCTAGATAGTGTTCTTGCTTATTCCGTAGATACCTATTCAAAATCTGATGGAAAATACAATACAGCAATCGGTAATATGATGGCAGATGCTGTTTACGAGCAATCCAATCCTGTTTTTAAAAGCAGAACTGGTGAAGATATTGATTTTGTGCTCCTTAACCATGGAGGTATAAGAGGTATTATTTCTAAAGGAAACGTGACAACAAGAACCGCTTACGAGGTTATGCCTTTTGAGAATTCGGTGGTGGTGACAAAACTTAAAGGAGCTCAAGTTCAAGAGCTTTTAGATTACTTGACCAAAGCAAGGCGTGCACATCCCATTTCTAGATTAAGTCTTGTTTTAGATAAAGATGAACATTTAAAATCGTCTGCATTAAACGATAAGCCTATAGATTTTACTAAAACCTACAATGTTGCTACAAATGACTACCTCTCTAATGGTGGTGATGGCATGGATTTTTTTAAAACTAATGACAGTTTATATGTCTTGGATTACAAAATTAGAAATATACTTATTGATTATTTTACTAAAATTGATACACTTCAACCGGTTATTGATAACCGATTTATAAAGTTAAAAAATTAAGCATGCAAAGACGGGATTTCATACAACAAACAGCAGCTGCAGGAGCTTTAATTGGACTTGGTGGATTAGGTCTCACCTCATTTAAACCAGCAAATAAAAAGATCACCATCTTACATACAAATGATGTACATAGCCATATCGATGCCTTTGGACCAGAAGATGGACGAAACCCAAACCAGGGAGGTGTTGCCAGAAGAGCAAGCTTAGTTGAAGCTATAAGAAAGGAAAATCCGCATACACTCTTATTAGATGCTGGAGACATTTTTCAAGGCACACCATATTTCAACTATTATGGTGGAGAATTAGAGTTCAAATTAATGAGTATGCTTAAATACGATGTTGCAACTATTGGAAATCATGATTTTGACAATGGTATCAGCGGACTTTACGCTCAATTACCACATGCCAAATTTGATTTCGTCTCCTCAAATTACGATTTTTCTAATACCATCATGGATACACATGTAAAACCGTATCGCATCATAATTAAGGATGGAATTAAAATTGGGATTTTTGGCTTGGGCATTAAACTGGACGGTTTGGTTGATAAGAACATGTATAAAGAAACCGTGTATTTAGATCCCACGGAAATTGCTCAGGAAATGACTAAAATTCTCAAGGATGACGAAAAATGTGATCTCATCATCTGTTTATCGCATTTGGGTTATGATTATAGGAATTCTGAGAAAATTTCAGATTTAAAGTTAGCAGAAAACACTAAAGATATAGACCTGATTATTGGTGGACACACACATACGTTTTTGAAAAAACCTACGGTTGTGAAAAATTCCGAAGGAAAAAACATGTTGGTAAACCAAGTGGGTTGTTATGGTATTAACTTAGGTAAAATAGACTTCTACTTCGATGCAGATAAAAACAAAGCTGCAGATGGAACTTCAATAATAGTATAGATTTTTTCTTCGGAAAATTAAAAATTCACGGGCATTTGGCGCAACTTTTCAGTGGTGGTAATAAAGTATTTACTAATATCAACACGCTCATTTGTATGCCTATTCGTTTGATAATCATAAACATATTTGTACAGCAAAAATAAACCAGACGTATGGAGGATTATTTGAAACAACTCAAATACCCAAAAATAAACGTACATATCACATATATAGTTTAGTACATCTGAAAACACGAAGCAAAATATCATCAATAAAAAAGTGATAGACTGTGCAGTTTCCCTGCTCAAATAAACAGCAAACCCAAAATAGGTCAATGCAATTAGAGCTATACCGTGGCATATATACAATATAAGATTTGTATTATCAATAAAATTGCTTTTAGCAACATCATACAAAGTGTAAAGAAAATAAGTGTTTAATAATAAAACTACTATTAAATAAACAGTAACGAGTCCTTCAAACTTTACCTTTTTCAATTTACCTAACAACACAAATATTAAAAGCAAGTAAGCTCCTATATAAAACACTTTTGAAAGCTTTGAAGACAAATCACCAAAATCAAAAACCGAAAATGCATCACCAATAAAAAAAACGAGAAAAATAGTTAAAAAAACATTTGCCATTTTATACAATTGGCAAAAATACCCAGTCAATAGCAGCGCAACAGTAATTAAGGTAATAATTTTAGTAACTAATCCAACATCAAAATATACTGACATTGTTGTTGCGAAAGACATTAGTAATAACAATATCACCAACACTTTATTAGGACTTATTTTTGTTGTCTTTTGCATAGCAGATTATGATGGGAAAAGCAAATATATAAAATTATTTGTATTTGAACGTGATAACAATACGTTTTATCGATTTTTGATGCAAAATTAATGTACAACTGTAGGAATTCAAATTTTAAGCGTCTAAAAATAAATACGTTTAAATTATGAAAAAACACATCCCTTTTCTATTGAGATTAATTATTGCAATAATCCTCATACAAACACTAAGATTCAAGTTTACGGGAGCTCCAGAAAGCATTTATATTTTTAAACAAATTGGACTAGAACCAATGGGAAGAATCGGAATTGGAATTTTAGAATTAATTGCAGGTATTTTATTGCTCATAAAAAGAACAGCTTGGTTAGGAGCATTACTAACTTTGGGAGTTATTGGTGGCGCAATTATAATGCACTTAACAATATTGGGGATAGACGTTAAAGGAGATGGAGGCATCTTGTTTTTTACTGCAGTTGCAACATTTACAATGGCATCAATTGTACTTTTTATTTATAGAAAAAACATTCCGTTTTTTGGTAAGGACCTAAAGGGTTAAGATCTATTCTAAGTTAATAGGTTCTTCAGCTTGAACAAATTTAGACTTTGTAATAGACTGTAAATAAAGAAAAATAAATGCAATTATAAAAAACAGCGAGCACAGTATATTCAACATGCTGTTTGTTTCAGAAATGTAGTAATAAGCAAGTTGTAATATTTCAGAAAAAACAATACATATAGAACCTATTAGTAAATTCATGGACTTTTTATCCTCTTTGTACATGTAATTTATCATAGATAAGCACATTAAAAATACAACCACTGCATTATAGCTCAACTCCATTATAAATTCTGAATTTGACAACTCATGCTTAGTAATATCTGTTACTATATAAGCAACAAACACACCTAAACCAGACAATAAAATAGTTTGAAGGGGAAATTTAGAAATAACCCTAATTAAATTCACAGCATCTAATACCCTAAAAATCAAAAACAAATAAGCAAGAATATATAAACTATTGCCTATGTAATAGAAATAATCAAAATTAGGATCAATATCAAAATTCTCAACCCACGTTATGAAATTAAAAAAGTCTGCGATAATAAACGTAAAAAGAAATAACATAAAAAATATATGCTTTTTCTCGACTTTAAGAATATATAGTGCAGTTAATAACAACATAGCCAAAGCTCTAATACCCGAAGCCTCAATCTCCAAAGTTTGAGATTGGAGACCGACAAATAAGATGCATAGAAGGATAAGAATAACCTCTAAAATTTTATTTACGTTCATAACTTGTTCATTAATAGCGAAACAAATATATGAACAAAAAAATAAAATCAGTTAAAATCACATATTTAATCGATAAAAAACATAATAAGGTAAGAATTTTACTTTAACATATTTATAAAATCATTTTCAGAAATCATCTCTACTCCCAATGTTTTCGCCTTTTCAAGCTTACTCGGTCCCATTTTATCACCTGCGACCAGATAATTAGTTTTTGAAGATATTGAAGATGAGACCTTTCCACCATTATCCTCTATCATTTTTTTAAGCTCTGTTCTAGAAACACTCTCAAACACTCCAGAAACCACAATACTCAATCCTTTTAGTTTATCGGTTTGATTCGCTAACTTTTCTGCGGAAATTTGAAGTTGCAACCCGTTTTGTTTCAACTTTTCTATGATATCCTTATTTTCTTCGGAAGAAAAGAACTCCACAACACTCTCGGCTATACGACCACCAATCTCGTCAACAGAAACCAAATCCTCTTCCGAAGCATTCATAATCGCATCCATACTTTTATAATGTTTGGCTAGTTTTTTTGCCACAGTTTCTCCAACAAATCGAATACCAATCGCGAATAACACGCGCTCAAAAGGAATTTGTTTTGATGCCTCGATCCCATTAATCAAATTCTCTGCACTTTTCTCTGCCATACGCTCTAAAGGCAAAACGTCCTCTTTTGTCAACGTATATAAATCCGAATAATTGGAAATCAACCCCTCATTCACCAAAAGCGCAACCGTTTCACCTCCCAAACCTTCAATATCCATTGCTTTTCGTGAGATGAAATGTTGGATTCGTCCTATTATTTGCGGATTACAGCCATTATAATTAGGACAGTAATGTTTTGCATCACCTTCTTGTCTAACGAGTTCCGTTTGACATTCTGGGCAATGCGAAATGTATTTTGTAGGTTGCGAATCAATTGGACGCTGGCTCAAATCAACAGCAATAATTTTCGGAATGATTTCTCCGCCTTTTTCTACAAACACCTCATCACCCTCTCTAATATCCAGCTTTTCAATTTGATCTGCATTGTGCAGTGATGCTCGTTTCACGGTTGTTCCTGCCAATTCTACGGGTTCTAAATTAGCAACGGGTGTTATTGCACCTGTGCGACCCACTTGATAGGTGATTTCATTTAAACGTGTAGACACTTGCTCAGCTTTAAACTTATAGGCCATTGCCCAACGAGGTGATTTTGCAGTGTAACCCAATTCTTCTTGCTGTTGAAGACTGTTTACCTTAACAACTACGCCATCGGTTTCATAGGGCAAATCATGACGATGCACATCCCAATACTCCACAAATTCTAAAACCTCATCAATAGAAGTTGCTAATGTTGCAGCCTCGGGAACTTTAAATCCCATTTGCCTTGCTTTTTTTAAGCTTTCAAATTGAGTGTCAAATCCTAAATTAGCACCAGTAATATTATAAAGTAAGCACTCTAATGGTCGTCGTGCAACCTCAGCACTATCCTGTAATTTCAAACTTCCCGATGCTGTGTTTCTTGGGTTTCGGTATGGCTCCTCTCCTGCTTCTAGTCGCTCTTCATTCATTTTAATAAAGCCTTCAAAAGGCAAAACGATTTCTCCTCTAATATCAAATTTCTGCGGAAAATCGCCTTTCAAACGCAACGGTACAGATTTTATCGTTTTGACATTCGCAGTCACTTCATCACCTTGAGTCCCATCGCCTCGAGTAACTGCTCTTAGCAAACTTCCGTTTTCATAGGTCAAGCTAATTGAAGCACCATCATATTTAAGCTCGCAAGTGTAGTTAACTTGTCCGTCAACCATTTTTTTAATCCGTTTCTCCCAATCCAACAAATCTTCTTTCGAGTACGAATTATCCAAAGAATACATACGATGTTCATGCACAACCGTATTAAAATTTTTTGTTACCTCGCCTCCAACACGTAATGTTGGGGAATCTGCATCATAAAATTCAGGATGCGCTTCTTCTAAAGCTTGAAGTTCTTTTAATTTTATATCAAAATCATAATCGCTAATCGTAGGATTGTCTAATATATAATAATTGTAATTATGCTCACGAAGCTCATCGCGAAGGCTTTCTATTTTTTGTTGGATACTCATTAAAAACGTAGTAAAAAAGATTATATTTAAAGCATCTAATATACTAAAATGTCTTTCAAAAAAATTGTCGTTTTCTGTGTTTTTATCAGCTTTTTATACAGTTGTAAATCTGAAGTTTTAAAAACAGAGACTCTTCAAATCATTCCAAAACCAACATCTCAAATTGACCACGAAGGGTATTTTCTTTTAGATGAAACGGTTGGAATTACTTATGACGACACCTTCAAAATTTCAGGAGATTTTCTTCGGAAATTTATAAATAAAGGAAGCGGTATCGAGTTAAAAAACACTAATGAGATTCAATTTATACTTGATAAAACTATAGAAAACGATGAAGGTTATACGCTGGACATCCAACCTCAACAAATAATAATCAAAGCAAAAACAGATCAAGGTGCGTTTTACGCAGTACAGACCCTACGTCAATTATTGCCTGCAAAATTTGAGGTTGGTTCCATTTCCGAAGAAAATATAAGTATTCAATGTATGACAATTATAGATGCACCAAAATTTGAATATCGAGGCATGCATTTAGATGTGGCTCGACATATGTTTACTGTAGATTTTATCAAACAATATATTGATGCGATAGCCATGTTAAAAATGAATACGTTTCACTGGCATTTAACCGATGACCAAGGTTGGAGAATCGAGATTAAAAAATATCCAAAACTACAGGAAATTGCTGCATATCGAGACGAAACTTTAATCGGTCACTATAGCGACCAACCACAGCAATTTGACGGAAAACGCTACGGTGGTTTTTACACACAAGAGCAAATAAAAGACGTCGTCGCTTATGCCCAAAATCGCCACGTAACAGTAATCCCAGAAATTGAAATGCCTGGTCACGCGCAAGCTGCCATAAGTGCATATCCCAATCTGGGTTGCCCAGGAGAACAAATCAAAGTGGCAGAAAAATGGGGCGTTTTTGAGAATATTTTCTGTTCAAAAGATGAGACATTTGAATTTTTAGAAAATGTTTTGGATGAAGTCATCCCTTTATTTCCTAGCGAGTACATTCATATTGGTGGTGACGAAGCGCCAAAAACAAATTGGAAAACGTGTATAGACTGTCAAAATAGAATCAAAACCGAAAGCCTAAAAGATGAACACGAACTCCAAAACTATTTTATCACAAGAATTGAGAAATATGTCAACTCAAAAGGCAAACAAATTATTGGTTGGGACGAAATTCTTGAAGGTGGTCTCGCTCCAAATGCCACAGTGATGTCTTGGCGAGGAACCCAAGGTGCTGTTGAAGCTGCAAAACAAAATCATAATGTAGTGATGACACCAACCTCGCACTGCTATTTTGATTATTATCAATCTACAAATCCTGAGGAGCCTACTGCAATTGGCGGATTTCTACCGTTGGAAAAAGTGTATGGTTTTAATCCAATTCCTTCGGAATTATCTGCGGAAGAAGCGCAGTATATTTTAGGAGCTCAAGGCAATCTTTGGACAGAATATATCCCAAACGAAGATCAAGTTGAGTACATGATTTTCCCGAGAATATTGGCAATGAGCGAAGTGGTTTGGTCCAAAAACGAGAATAAAGACTACTCAGATTTTGTCAAACGTGTGGAACATTTCAACAAGCGATTGGATATTCTGGATGTTAATTACGCCAACCATTTATATGAGATTGAAGGTGCGCTCATTTCCGAAGAAAATAAAAACTATTACAAGCTATCTACCACTTTAGATAATAAAAAGATCTACTATACCTTAGATGGAAGTTCGGTAAATCAATCTTCTTTAGTGTACAATAAACCCTTCCCAATTACCAAAAGCACCAAAATCAAAGCAGCAGTTTTTGATACCGAAAAGCGTTTGGGTTCTATTTTTTCTGAAACGATAAACTACCACAAAGCAGTTGGCAAAATCATTACGATTGATAAAACACCTCATAAGTCGTACTCGGGAAGTGGACCAGAAGGTTTGATCAATGGGATTTCAGGAAGTG
It contains:
- a CDS encoding beta-N-acetylhexosaminidase, giving the protein MSFKKIVVFCVFISFLYSCKSEVLKTETLQIIPKPTSQIDHEGYFLLDETVGITYDDTFKISGDFLRKFINKGSGIELKNTNEIQFILDKTIENDEGYTLDIQPQQIIIKAKTDQGAFYAVQTLRQLLPAKFEVGSISEENISIQCMTIIDAPKFEYRGMHLDVARHMFTVDFIKQYIDAIAMLKMNTFHWHLTDDQGWRIEIKKYPKLQEIAAYRDETLIGHYSDQPQQFDGKRYGGFYTQEQIKDVVAYAQNRHVTVIPEIEMPGHAQAAISAYPNLGCPGEQIKVAEKWGVFENIFCSKDETFEFLENVLDEVIPLFPSEYIHIGGDEAPKTNWKTCIDCQNRIKTESLKDEHELQNYFITRIEKYVNSKGKQIIGWDEILEGGLAPNATVMSWRGTQGAVEAAKQNHNVVMTPTSHCYFDYYQSTNPEEPTAIGGFLPLEKVYGFNPIPSELSAEEAQYILGAQGNLWTEYIPNEDQVEYMIFPRILAMSEVVWSKNENKDYSDFVKRVEHFNKRLDILDVNYANHLYEIEGALISEENKNYYKLSTTLDNKKIYYTLDGSSVNQSSLVYNKPFPITKSTKIKAAVFDTEKRLGSIFSETINYHKAVGKIITIDKTPHKSYSGSGPEGLINGISGSDSRYGDKEWLGFWGEDLEIVIDLGEEMEINSIETRFYNGQGQWIYAPKEIYLDFAFDCGTVEKMKPILIETSNEKLIDFKVKLKDFKTSRIYLKIPNYGIIPDGKQGAGQKAWTFIDEIIIN
- the ligA gene encoding NAD-dependent DNA ligase LigA — encoded protein: MSIQQKIESLRDELREHNYNYYILDNPTISDYDFDIKLKELQALEEAHPEFYDADSPTLRVGGEVTKNFNTVVHEHRMYSLDNSYSKEDLLDWEKRIKKMVDGQVNYTCELKYDGASISLTYENGSLLRAVTRGDGTQGDEVTANVKTIKSVPLRLKGDFPQKFDIRGEIVLPFEGFIKMNEERLEAGEEPYRNPRNTASGSLKLQDSAEVARRPLECLLYNITGANLGFDTQFESLKKARQMGFKVPEAATLATSIDEVLEFVEYWDVHRHDLPYETDGVVVKVNSLQQQEELGYTAKSPRWAMAYKFKAEQVSTRLNEITYQVGRTGAITPVANLEPVELAGTTVKRASLHNADQIEKLDIREGDEVFVEKGGEIIPKIIAVDLSQRPIDSQPTKYISHCPECQTELVRQEGDAKHYCPNYNGCNPQIIGRIQHFISRKAMDIEGLGGETVALLVNEGLISNYSDLYTLTKEDVLPLERMAEKSAENLINGIEASKQIPFERVLFAIGIRFVGETVAKKLAKHYKSMDAIMNASEEDLVSVDEIGGRIAESVVEFFSSEENKDIIEKLKQNGLQLQISAEKLANQTDKLKGLSIVVSGVFESVSRTELKKMIEDNGGKVSSSISSKTNYLVAGDKMGPSKLEKAKTLGVEMISENDFINMLK